The genomic interval AAACTATTTTTGTAGAACAACCTTATTTACCAGAAGGAATAAGTACAGAATATTTACGATGGCTTTATACCGCAGTTACAAGAGCTCAAGAAAAATTATATTTGATAGGTTTTAAAGATGATTATTTTGAATCTTAACGGATTAAATAACTAAGTATTATTGATCCGTAACTATGTCCGCTAGTAATCCTTAAATCTTTACTTTTATTGGTGTTGTAATTAAATACATATCCAAAATTAAATCGATTTACGGTAAATTTAACTCCTAATTCTAAATCAAAAACTATAGGATATAACTCTTTTGTTACATCACTATTTTTGTTTAGAAAACTTCCTTGTATGGTTGCATCATAATGAGAATACCGAATGATAGGTTTAAAATATAAAAACGATTCTAATACTCTATTTTGATTTGTAGTATCGTTATTTAAACTTGTATTAAATCCTATAGAATTAATAATGCTCTGTAAAGGCTTAAAACCAATTCTGGTATAAAATCCAGTTGATAAGTTTGTAAATACTGTCCCGACTTTTATATCGTTTATCCAATGTATATCAAAATAAGAGTCGTCTGTGGAAATTAAAAACTTATTGTAACTAGCGTTTAGATTGATGCCAAAGGCATTTTTTATCTGATATTTCCAACCAACTGCTGGGGAAAAATTATAGATATCATGAATAAAACCTTGTAATTCTTCACCGTAAGCTGCAGGGCCAATTACACCAATTTGTAGACTTGTTTTTAAAGTAGAGTTGTTTTTATAAATTCTATTGATGCCAAAACTACCATATAAATAAGCAGCAAAAGGTCTGTCGTGTAATTTAACACTTGTAATTACTGCCTTAAAAGGCGTATACATATATTGGCCAACTTGCCATTCGTAGATTTTTTTCGCTAACTTTTCATTGTTGTTTTTTGTAAGATGTCGGTAGGTTAAAAACATACCATTGGTGTAATATCTATCTTTAGAAATAGATACATACAGGTCATTATCATTTACAAAACTAAATTCTTTAGCAAATTTTTCTTGTGATAAAACTGAAATCGATAGCAATAAAAAGAGACAGCAACTAATTTCTTTCATTGGGGCAAATATAGTAGTTGTAGTTTTAAAATAATTTCTTTTTATCAGTTTAATTAAAAAAAGTGCTTATTTTTAGCTCCGTTTTATACCAAACATGTTTTATGGAGCAACAACCAAAATTAACTTTAGAGGATTTTCAACGTATTCAATCAAATGAAGACTTAATTGAATGCTTAAAAGAAAAGAAAATTCCTTTTCATAAAGTTGAAAAAACCATATTATATAATGAAGAATTACGTTTGCTTCAAATAGAATTGGTAAAGTTGCAACAATGGATTTCTAAACAGAATAAGAGAGTAGCAGTAATTTTTGAAGGTAGAGATGCAGCTGGAAAAGGTGGAAATATCCGTCGTTTTATGGAGCATTTAAATCCGCGTTCTACAAGTTTAGTTGCTTTAAATAAACCTACTGAAGTTGAAAAAGGACAATGGTATTTTCAACGTTATATTAAAAAATTACCAAATCCTGGTGAAATTGTTTTTTTTGATAGAAGCTGGTATAATAGAGCAGTTGTAGAACCTGTAATGGATTTTTGTACTAAAAAAGAGTATAAAGATTTTTTATTGCAAGTACCAGAATTTGAACATATGTTGTATGAAGATGATATGATTATTATTAAATTTTGGTTATCCATTTCTAAAGAAGAGCAGCAAAAACGTTTTGATGGAAGAAAAGATAATCCTTTAAAACGCTGGAAATTTAGTCCAGTAGATCAAAAAGGGCAAGAGTTATGGGATAAATACACCGTTTATAAGGAAGAAATGTTTAGTAAAACACATACTTCTTATTGTCCATGGATGATTATAAAAACCAATGATAAAAAAACAGCAAGATTAGAAGCAATTAGACATGTGTTATCACAGTTTGATTATGATGGGAAATCAGCAGCTTCAACAACTATAATTCCAGATCCAAATGTAGTTATGCGTTATTATCGTTCATCAACTAATTTAGATTAAATGGAAAAAGAATTTACAGATTTAGATATTAAAAAACTGAATTCTAATAAGGGTTTGTTAGCGCTTTTGTCTAAAGAACCTTTAAATGTAGAACGTGCGCTTAGGTATTTGAATTATGAGAAAAAGTTAAAAAAACTTCAAGTAGAATTAATTAAATTACAAACCTGGGCGATAGAAAATAATGAGCGAATCATTATTTTGTTTGAAGGTAGAGATGCCGCAGGAAAAGGGGGAGCAATAAGAAGAATTACTGAGCGTATTAATCCGCGTCATATGCGTATTGTTGCGTTACCAAAACCAAGTGAAGACCAAACTACTCAATGGTATTTTCAACGATATGTAGAGCAATTCCCAAAAGCAGGAGAAATTGTTTTCTTTGATAGAAGTTGGTATAACAGAGCTATTGTTGAGCCTGTTAATGATTTTTGTACTAAAGAAGAATATGAAATTTTCATGAATCAAGTAAATGATTTTGAAAAAATGATTTTACAAAGCGGAATTTTCTTGGTTAAAATTTACATGTCTATTTCTAAAAAAGAACAAGCTAAACGTTTTGAAGACTTACAAAACGATCCATTAAAACAATGGAAAATGACTGCTGTTGATAAACGTGCGCAAGAATTATGGGATGATTATACAGAGTATAAAAAAGCCATGTTTTCTAAAACAAATACCGAAATATCTTCATGGAAAGTAATTAGAGCTAACAGAAAAACTGAAGCAAGAGTTGCTGCAATTAATCATGTGTTAGACAAAATTCCTTATCAAAAAGATATTAAGATTTAAAATAATCAATCAAGTTAAATAAACTTTTTTAATATTTGTATTTTTTTGATTAAATTGTTTTGTTAAATAAATAGTATTGAAGTTTATACCCTATAAATTGAGAAAAATAATCGTTTTATTTTTAGTGCTTTTTTCTTGTAAAAGTTTTTCTCAAGCAGAAATCTCTTATCTGCCTGATACAAGCAATCAAAATACTATAGATAATGTTAAGAATCTAGAATTTATAAAAGTAGATAAAACCATTAACAAAGGCATTAACAATGGTGTTTATTGGTTTAAGATAGAAAATGTTGCAGAAAAAACGATTATTCAGTTTCCTAACAATCATTTAGCAAATGGTGTAGCTTATTATAATGACAAAGAAATTTTGTCAGAAAAAAATGAACGCTTTTTAACCTTTATTATAGAGCAATCACCAACGTTTATAAAACTAAATATAATTAAAGAAGCTTATATTCCTATTACCATACAAGAGTATTCAGATTATAAATATAGTAGTAAAAAAGATAATTTATTTACTGGTTTTTACTACGGTTTTGCCTTTGTTGTAGTATTAATAAACCTCTTTTATTTTATCAACTTTAGAGATAGAACTTTTTTATACTATGCACTTTTTTTATTTGGTGTTTCAGCATCTTTATTTATAAGTGATGGTATTTTAAGTTTTTTTAGTTTATCAGAAAAAACTATAGATATTATTACTTTAGTAGTTCATATTACAACTTCTATTTTAGGTGCTTTATTTGCTACATCTTACTTACAAACAGATAATTATTATCCTAAGTTGCAATATGTTATTTTAAGTTATATAGTTATTCAGGTTCTATTATTTATACTTTATTTAGTAACTAATAGCTTTAATTACTTTGCTTTAATAGAAGTTTTTTCATTTACCTTATTAGGTATTTACTGGGTAACAAGTTTATTTTTATTTAATAAAAATATTTTCACCAAAGTATTTGCAGTGGCTTATGTGTTTATCTTTTTACTAGGAGTAGATTATTATGTACTCAAGTTATTCGGATTTCAATTACTTCAAATTAGCAGAGATTATATAAAAATGGCAGGTTTTTTCGAAATGATTTTACTCTCATTCGCGGTAATTTACAGGATGCGTATTTTGCATGAAGAAAACATACAAATGCGAAATGACATTACTAAGTACGCAACACAAATATCTTCCTTATCTGAAGAGTTAGAAAAAAACAAACAAGGGAAAACCAATTATTTTACCGAGTATGATTTATCTGAAAGAGAGCAAGAAATTTTTACGCTGTTAGCACAAGGAAAAAGCAATAAAGAAATTGCAGAAACACTTTTTATTTCTGTAAATACCGTTAAATATCATATTAAAAAAATATACAGCAAACTGAACATTAAAAATAGAGAAGAAGCCAAACAAATTTCTGTAATTTAGTTTAATTATTGAAAAATAGTTATTTATCGTTTTACAACTACCCCTCAACTACCCTCTATTTTTCTTCATTTAAGTAAACGTTTTGTAATTTTATAATTATAAAAATCATTTTTATAATTGCTATAAATTATATGAATATTAAGAAAATTAGATTACTTTTTATAGTATTATTTTACTGTTTTATTTTTAATACAAAAGCACAAATAACACAAACCCTAACAGGAGCAACAACTATTGTTTGCCCACAAGATAATACGTTAACACTGCAAAACTCTGAAACCAATTTTAATTATTTCTTACGAAATGATACTACAAAAGAAGTGATTGGAAACCCACAAACAGGAACAGGAAGTGCTTTAAATTTTCAAACAGGTATAGTTTCAGAAACTACCGATTTTCATGTATTTGCAGCCAACCCAAGTTACGCTTTAACTTTTGATGGAGTAGATGACTATGTTTCAATTCCACATAATGCTTCTCTAAATTTTTCTACTGGAGTAACTGTTGAAGCTTGGGTTCATCCAACAAATATTACAAATGGTTATCAAGAGATTTATAGAAAAGAAGGTACAGATGCAGTAGGTAGAATTTTATTTTCCTTTCAAAATAATGGCACAATTTTATCTTTTGGAACACATACCACAACAGATGCTTATACAGAATTAGATGTATCTATAAATCCAGCAGATTATAACAATCAATGGGTACATATTTTAGCTTTTTTTGATGATGCTACCAATGCAATGCGTGTGTATAGAAATGGCGTAGAAATTGGTAATAAAGCTAGTAATGGTACATTGGTTAATTCTGCAAATCCACAAGCAGGTTATATTGGTTCTTGGAACGGAACTGCAGAATATTTTCAAGGTAAAATAGCTTCTTTAAGAGTTTGGAACAAAGCTTTAACCACACAACAAGAAATACAACAAGCCAAAGACAATGTATTTGTAGGCGATGAAACCAATTTAGTTGCCTATTACCCGTTTTTCGAAAATGCGGGCACACAACTTACAGATAGTTCTACAAACGCCAATAACGGAACAATTAACGGTGCAACTTGGAGCACAGGTACAACAGGTGGTGTGGGTAAAGTAGTTTCTAATACACAAACTATTACAGTTAATTTGCCTACTATTATTTATGTAGATAAAAGTGCAACAGGAAGTAATAATGGAAGTTCTTGGGCAAATGCATTTACATCTATACAACCAGCAGTTACTGCAGCAACAGAAAATCAAGAAATACGTATTGCCCAAGGCGCTTATAATATAACTAACCAAATTAGTATTACTAAAGCTTTAGTAATTAAAGGAGGTTACGCTATTGGTGGTAGTTGTACACAAGACATTGCCAATAACCCAACCATAATAGATGCCTATGAGTTTGCTAATAATAATAAACAAAGAGTTATAAATGCAACACACACAACAGGTACATTATTTTTAGAAGGGGTAACCATACAAAACGGAGATACATTTAATTCTACATTTGGTGGTGGTGGTATTGCTACTGTAGGCAACTTACATTTAAGTTTTGTTACCATAAAAAATTGTAAGACAAGAGTTGGTGTTAATAGTTTTGGTGGCGCAATTTATTCTTTAGATGGAAATATAACTTTAAATAATACTATTTTAAATAACAATACTACTGATAATGCTAATGGAGGTGGAATTTATACAGATTCTGGTGATATTTTGATAACTAATAATAGTCAAATAACTAACAATTCTTCTTCTTCTGGAGGAGGGATTTATACTTCTATTGGAAGTATAACACTAACCAATAGTCAAGTAACCAATAACACTTCTTCTTCTTCTAATGTTTCTTTTGGAGGAGGGATTTATAATTCTAGTGGAAGTATAACACTAACCAATAGTCAAGTAAGCAATAACACTTCTTCTTCTTCTTCTTTGTCTGCAGGAGGAGGGATTTTTAATTCTAATGGAAGTATAACACTAACCAATAGTCAAGTAACCAATAACACTTCTTCTTCTTCTTCTTCTTCTTTTTCTTCAGAAGGAGGAGGGATTCATACAAATGATGGACTTATTACCTTAACCAATAGCGTAGTAAGCAGTAACACTTCTTCTTCTTCTTCTTCTTCTTCTTCTTTTGGAGGAGTTCGTGGAACAACAATTTTGCAAAACTCTATTTTATGGGGCAACACCAAAAGTACAGATGGTGGTGTTAATTTTACACCCAGTGAACATTCTGGTACACTTACTGCTAATTATAGTCTTATTAAAAACCAAAACCCAACAGGTACCGCAAATATAGATGCTACTGTGGGTGGTTTTAATCCTTTATTTGTAGATGAAGCCAATGGAGATTATCGTTTGCAAACAGGAAGTCCATTAATCAATGCTGGTTTAGATAGTTATAATACCACTTTAGCAGATTTAGACAACAATGTCAGAAAAGTAGGTGTAATAGATATTGGTGCGTACGAATTTAATGGAGCAACCAACGCCAATACTTCTTGGACAGGAGCAACAAACACCTTATGGCAAGAACCTACCAATTGGAACAATGGTGTGCCAAATGCAAACAGTAATGTTACAATACCCACAGGTTTAGGAAATTACCCAACAGTTACAAACCTAAACAATGCAACTGCTTTTAATCTTGATAATCAAACAGGAGCAAGTGTAATAATTAATGCAGGCAAAGGTTTAACCATAGAAAACAATCTAACTAATAATGGTACAATAACTGTACACTCTAATGCTACCAATAGTGGTGCATTAGTTGTAAAAGGTTCAGCATCTGGTAACATCACCTACAACAGATATGTAACTGATAACTGGCATACAGTTGGTACACCAGTAATTGGACAAACTATACAAGATGTAGCAGAAAATAACCAAGTCATCCAAAATGGAGACAATACAAAATATGCTATTGCTCCTTATAATAATGATATTCCTTCTAATAATTGGGAGTATGTGTCTGTGGCAAATGTTGCTAATGTTGGTAATTTTGTAAACGGAAAAGGGTATTCTATGAAGCGAAATCCTGCAGGAACTTATTCTTTTACAGGAGCTATAGAAAATAGTGATAAACAAGTTGCTTTAACAGAGGGTTCTAAAAACAATTGGAACTTAATTGCAAATCCGTATCCTAGTTTTTTAAAGTTTAACAATTTAGCTGATGCAAGTAGTAATCTATTGTTACAAAATGTAGCACAAATAAACTCAAATAATTTAGCAGTTTATATTTGGGATACTACTACATCTGGTTACAAACCATACAATCATGCAAGTACCAACTTGCAATATATTGCACCAGGACAAGCCTTTTTTGTAAATGCAAAATCTGGTGGTGGTACATTTACATTTTCTAAGAGTTTACAAACTACAAGTACACAAAATGTTTTTGCAAAAACCAACAATGCAATTTTTGAAATAAATCTTTCAGTGTCATTTCGAGCGCAGTCGAGAAATCTTACAAAATCCACAGAAATTAAATATTTACCTAACACTACCAAAGGTTTAGATGTTGGTTACGATGCAGAAACGTTTACAGCCCAAGACAATAGTTTTAGTGTTTATACACATTTGTTAGAAAGCAATAACAACAAAACCTTTGCTTTGCAATGTTTGCCTCCAACAAATTTTGAAGAACAGATTATTCCTATAGGTATTAATGCAGATGTTAATACAACTATTAATTTTTCTGTGGATGTAAAAAACATTCCAACAGGATTTACTATTTATTTAGAAGACAAACAAGAAAATACGTTTACCAAATTAAACGATAATGGAAACTATGAAATTACTGTTTCTGAAGCACAAAGTGGTATAGGTCGTTTTTATTTGCATACCACCAATCAGGTTTTAGATGTTAATGAGTTCTCGACTGCGCTCGAACAGACAAGAATATGGTTGACTGAAAAGAGAATCTTAAAGATTGCCAATTTGCAAACCGAAAAAGCAACACTAAAATTCTATGATTTGTTAGGAAAAGAGGTGTTTGTAAAACAATTGTCTCCTCGAACGATCCCGAAACTTCGGGAGAGAGGTCTAGAAATACAGTTACCAAATAGATTACAACAAGCGGTTTATTTGGTGAGGTTACAAACAGAGAAAGGGATAAAAACAACTAAAATTATTCTTGATTGATGAAAGAATCTTCAAAAATAATAACAAGAAAAGAAGCTATTCAAAAGATAGGAAAGTATAGTAAATATGCTGCCTTAACATCTTTAGCTACTTATATGATTTTGCATCCCAAATCTGCACAAGCTATGAGTGATGCTCCAGATGATGGTTTAGGAATTGGTTTTTGAAAAACTTAAGAATTATATTAATTTTATGCCCTTATGAAAATAAAATTACTGATTTGCTTAACTTATATTGGTTTCCTATGCCTATCATCATTTAGTCAAACAATCTATGTAGATATTACTGCCTCTGGTAGTAACAATGGTACTTCTTGGGTAAATGCGTATACCAATATACAAGATGGGGTAAATGCAATTTCTACAGGTGGCGAAATTTTAATTGCAGCAGGTACATATAAACAAGGCGCAGAAATAACTATTAATAAAGCGTTAACCTTAAAAGGTGGTTATCCTACTGGAGGTGGTACACAAGACATTACCAATAATGCAACTATTTTAGATGGTAATACTACACACAGAGTGTTAAGTGCTACACATACTACAGGTACTTTATTTTTAGAAGGACTAACCATACAAAAAGGACATGCTAACAATCATGGAGCTGGTATTTATGCTACTGGTACTTTAGACTTACAGCAGGTAGTGGTATCTACCAATCAAACTACCATTACTTCCTCGAATACTGCATCGTTAGAAGTTTATGGAGGAGGAATTCATGGAACTAATATTACAGTAACTAATAGCAGAATAACTAGCAACAATGCTTCTGCTTATAATAATGCTGGTAATCCTTTGCCTATGACAAGTAATGCATATGGAGGAGGAATTTATGGAACCAACATTACAGTAACCAATAGCCAAATTACACATAATTCTACATTAACTTTTGTTGATTCTGCTCAATCAAATTTTAATTCTTTTGGAGGAGGGATTTATGGAACCAATATTACAGTAATCAATAGCAAAGTGGCCAGTAATAATGCTTTTAGTAGTATGGCAGGAAGTGGGATTAATGTTTCTGATTCTAGTAGAGGTGGAGGAATTTATGGAGCAGCTACCATAACCTTAACAAATTCTTTAGTAACTAATAATTCAGTTGCTTCTGTACTGTATTTTTTTGGAGGAGGAGTTTATGGAACAACAATTTTACAGAATAGCATTTTATGGGACAATACTAAAAGAGAATTTTCAAATGCTAATTTTATACCTAGCGAGCATGAAAGCGGAACATTAACCGCTAATTATAGCCTTATTAAAACCCAAAACCCAGCAGGTACTGCAAATATAGATGCAACAGTTGCTGGTTTTAACCC from Lutibacter sp. Hel_I_33_5 carries:
- a CDS encoding lipid A deacylase LpxR family protein; the protein is MKEISCCLFLLLSISVLSQEKFAKEFSFVNDNDLYVSISKDRYYTNGMFLTYRHLTKNNNEKLAKKIYEWQVGQYMYTPFKAVITSVKLHDRPFAAYLYGSFGINRIYKNNSTLKTSLQIGVIGPAAYGEELQGFIHDIYNFSPAVGWKYQIKNAFGINLNASYNKFLISTDDSYFDIHWINDIKVGTVFTNLSTGFYTRIGFKPLQSIINSIGFNTSLNNDTTNQNRVLESFLYFKPIIRYSHYDATIQGSFLNKNSDVTKELYPIVFDLELGVKFTVNRFNFGYVFNYNTNKSKDLRITSGHSYGSIILSYLIR
- the ppk2 gene encoding polyphosphate kinase 2 — encoded protein: MEQQPKLTLEDFQRIQSNEDLIECLKEKKIPFHKVEKTILYNEELRLLQIELVKLQQWISKQNKRVAVIFEGRDAAGKGGNIRRFMEHLNPRSTSLVALNKPTEVEKGQWYFQRYIKKLPNPGEIVFFDRSWYNRAVVEPVMDFCTKKEYKDFLLQVPEFEHMLYEDDMIIIKFWLSISKEEQQKRFDGRKDNPLKRWKFSPVDQKGQELWDKYTVYKEEMFSKTHTSYCPWMIIKTNDKKTARLEAIRHVLSQFDYDGKSAASTTIIPDPNVVMRYYRSSTNLD
- the ppk2 gene encoding polyphosphate kinase 2; translated protein: MEKEFTDLDIKKLNSNKGLLALLSKEPLNVERALRYLNYEKKLKKLQVELIKLQTWAIENNERIIILFEGRDAAGKGGAIRRITERINPRHMRIVALPKPSEDQTTQWYFQRYVEQFPKAGEIVFFDRSWYNRAIVEPVNDFCTKEEYEIFMNQVNDFEKMILQSGIFLVKIYMSISKKEQAKRFEDLQNDPLKQWKMTAVDKRAQELWDDYTEYKKAMFSKTNTEISSWKVIRANRKTEARVAAINHVLDKIPYQKDIKI
- a CDS encoding LuxR C-terminal-related transcriptional regulator, which produces MRKIIVLFLVLFSCKSFSQAEISYLPDTSNQNTIDNVKNLEFIKVDKTINKGINNGVYWFKIENVAEKTIIQFPNNHLANGVAYYNDKEILSEKNERFLTFIIEQSPTFIKLNIIKEAYIPITIQEYSDYKYSSKKDNLFTGFYYGFAFVVVLINLFYFINFRDRTFLYYALFLFGVSASLFISDGILSFFSLSEKTIDIITLVVHITTSILGALFATSYLQTDNYYPKLQYVILSYIVIQVLLFILYLVTNSFNYFALIEVFSFTLLGIYWVTSLFLFNKNIFTKVFAVAYVFIFLLGVDYYVLKLFGFQLLQISRDYIKMAGFFEMILLSFAVIYRMRILHEENIQMRNDITKYATQISSLSEELEKNKQGKTNYFTEYDLSEREQEIFTLLAQGKSNKEIAETLFISVNTVKYHIKKIYSKLNIKNREEAKQISVI
- a CDS encoding LamG-like jellyroll fold domain-containing protein; the protein is MNIKKIRLLFIVLFYCFIFNTKAQITQTLTGATTIVCPQDNTLTLQNSETNFNYFLRNDTTKEVIGNPQTGTGSALNFQTGIVSETTDFHVFAANPSYALTFDGVDDYVSIPHNASLNFSTGVTVEAWVHPTNITNGYQEIYRKEGTDAVGRILFSFQNNGTILSFGTHTTTDAYTELDVSINPADYNNQWVHILAFFDDATNAMRVYRNGVEIGNKASNGTLVNSANPQAGYIGSWNGTAEYFQGKIASLRVWNKALTTQQEIQQAKDNVFVGDETNLVAYYPFFENAGTQLTDSSTNANNGTINGATWSTGTTGGVGKVVSNTQTITVNLPTIIYVDKSATGSNNGSSWANAFTSIQPAVTAATENQEIRIAQGAYNITNQISITKALVIKGGYAIGGSCTQDIANNPTIIDAYEFANNNKQRVINATHTTGTLFLEGVTIQNGDTFNSTFGGGGIATVGNLHLSFVTIKNCKTRVGVNSFGGAIYSLDGNITLNNTILNNNTTDNANGGGIYTDSGDILITNNSQITNNSSSSGGGIYTSIGSITLTNSQVTNNTSSSSNVSFGGGIYNSSGSITLTNSQVSNNTSSSSSLSAGGGIFNSNGSITLTNSQVTNNTSSSSSSSFSSEGGGIHTNDGLITLTNSVVSSNTSSSSSSSSSFGGVRGTTILQNSILWGNTKSTDGGVNFTPSEHSGTLTANYSLIKNQNPTGTANIDATVGGFNPLFVDEANGDYRLQTGSPLINAGLDSYNTTLADLDNNVRKVGVIDIGAYEFNGATNANTSWTGATNTLWQEPTNWNNGVPNANSNVTIPTGLGNYPTVTNLNNATAFNLDNQTGASVIINAGKGLTIENNLTNNGTITVHSNATNSGALVVKGSASGNITYNRYVTDNWHTVGTPVIGQTIQDVAENNQVIQNGDNTKYAIAPYNNDIPSNNWEYVSVANVANVGNFVNGKGYSMKRNPAGTYSFTGAIENSDKQVALTEGSKNNWNLIANPYPSFLKFNNLADASSNLLLQNVAQINSNNLAVYIWDTTTSGYKPYNHASTNLQYIAPGQAFFVNAKSGGGTFTFSKSLQTTSTQNVFAKTNNAIFEINLSVSFRAQSRNLTKSTEIKYLPNTTKGLDVGYDAETFTAQDNSFSVYTHLLESNNNKTFALQCLPPTNFEEQIIPIGINADVNTTINFSVDVKNIPTGFTIYLEDKQENTFTKLNDNGNYEITVSEAQSGIGRFYLHTTNQVLDVNEFSTALEQTRIWLTEKRILKIANLQTEKATLKFYDLLGKEVFVKQLSPRTIPKLRERGLEIQLPNRLQQAVYLVRLQTEKGIKTTKIILD